TGTGGTGTTTGCTCAGCGCGGGTGTGTTTAAATTTTTCCGAGCATGGCTACTTCACTTTCAGCTAAATAGACCGCAGGgggcaaaagtactcacacaTGGTTCTTAAGtaaaagtacagatacttgctgaaaaaaaaaaaaaaactgttgaaaaATAGAAGTCGTCTTCTCTCCTCCCTTATTTTTATTGCTGTCAAAACGGTCAAATTTCACCTCTGAAGAGTACGGAAGAAGGAttacataaaagtaaaaaaataataataataatctgacgTTTAAATgtatggaagcgtattgcattcacttgaaaaaaaaaaacgtttttctgactaattttttggggggagctttgtttttttgagtatttttttctgtttttctgaatatttttttgttttgttttacggaATATTttcttctgtcataaaaaaaaaaaaaaaaaaaacattcagaaaaacagaagaaataattactccgaaaaacaggggggaaaaaattattccaaaaaacagagccccaacttctgtttttcagagtaaattttttttaggacctctgaactccaagtgacttgtttcagaccactgacctgtatatatgactggatagccgatagcccatacacgccagtgcaagccgttgaagtcatcgagcggccatcttgttactcccacgtcgcgagcagactacagTATAAACTATACattacagatgagacatatacagctcgtggccacttagtataaggccggaggcggggtggggggggttgtgccaggtggtcactattttttttttagcaaggaaaaaaaaaaaaaaaaacggaacaaaacccccaccccgcctccggccttatacgaactgcctacgagctgcatatgtctcatctgtacgtatactgtatagtttatagtagtctgcttgcgaggtgggaggaacaagatggccgccctgtgacttcaacggcttgcactagcgtgtatgggctatcggctatccagtcatttatacaggtcagtggtctgaaacaagtcacttggagttcagaggtccccaaaaaaaaataatttacttcgaaaaacagaagtcggtgctctgttttttggaatattttttttttcctgttttttgggatttttttttttcctgtttttttttttgtttgtttttccccctgttttttggaggatttttttttctgtttttcggattttttttatttttattttttttaatgacagaaaaaaaagtattaggtaaaacagaaaaaaaatcaggaaaaaaaaatttacccccaaaaaaacaaagctccgaaaaaaattaagtcagaaaaacaggagattttttttttttttttttttccaaattaatgcaatacgcttctgtaGAAATGTACTggtaaattaattatttgtactttgttactCCCATCACAATCTCTTGCTGATGCAGATTGGGAGATTGATGCCCGGCTACAGAAGAAAATCGCTTTAGTCACAGTACCCCGAGTGGAGCGAAAGGCAGACGGGTGGCGTATTAAGCCAAAACTGCTAAAGTGTGTCATCCAGAATGGAAAGAACGATGTTTGCTTCAGCATTTTATCTCCTCTCAACATCTTTATAATCTCTTCCTAGCCATCGGCAACAAAATGCGACCCACCATCTTAGATTTGGACTCGTCATCCCTCCGCTGTGAGTCCCAACCAGGAAAACAAACATGGCATCATATGGGGCTCGATATCGTTCCCTGGTGTGCGCCTCTTATGCAAAAATCTGATGAATCCACTCGAGAAATGGCGGAAGAAattgaataaatgtttgcaGTGTAGACATATGAGGAAATTTGTGTCACTGTTTATAGAAGGATGCTTtggtggggggagggggtgaTTTTTTTGCAACTACCCTCTCCTCCCCCCATGTTGGGGTTTAGGATCTGACTATAGAGGCATGCCAACATTTCACCCCCTTGGGCGTCACAGTTTGACGTCACCCCTCTCCGTAGCGATCCCCTATCACTTGAAAACAGATGACGGATTAGCCCGGCGCCACTTTAGGGTCTGGACTTTGGTGTCCACATCGAGACTGGAGGCACATTAGGGTGTCATGAGAGATCATCAGGTGCGAAATTACTCCAAAAATGATTTACTGTGTCCATGGGGGGCAGTCGCAAATGTATGCCAAACCTTTGTCGGTTAATGTAAGTGGAAGGGACAAGAGGGGCCTGCAGGGGGTGTAAATAGGGACGCGATGGTTGAGTTCATTTCCGGGGAGAAGAAAAATGTCAGTGGAGAGCTTTGGTTGTTTGACTCCAGTTTAAATGTGTCACTTTATATATGAGGGGTGAGGGACCTTTTTCGCGATCAGTACAGGCTCTCCAACACTTCTCACCAAACATAAGATGCAATAGGCTCCAGCTCGCCTGTGATCCTAATGAGCACAAATAGTTAGATTTTCCAAACTTATATACGGGGTGGCTACAGGGGAAATAATGTCACTTCGGGTCCTTGAcacatattggaaaaaaaatatattattttcagtattattaAATGGTGGTTGTTACTGTTGGTCTATCTTTCcatttaattgtgttttttattgaccaaaaacatacatacataaatgtcAGTTTTATTATGTAGTGTTTAATTCTGGACTGGTTATATTTACACAAAATCTCTCAGCAATAAATGTATTTCGAGAAAAACGGTGAACATTTTTAGTTACTACTTTGGCGTCATCTAGTGGAACATTTGCAACGATGCACGTAACATTTTCGCTAAACCGAATGCAACCCAGGTGTTATGGTTTTGcaattttcattagtttttgacttttttttttttttttttttttattcacttagtttttatttttaaatcttttttttgtttttttttttcaatatttacagtattgtcgagtgcaagataaaaaaaatataaataaaatcactaCATGTTGGGTAATAAAGTCAGCTAAATTCTCAAATGACTGaacttgcatattttttttaacatgcataCAATAATCctgaaataaacatttaaccCAAAAGCTCTTGTATGATATTGAGTTTGAAAATGGACAATTTTGCGATAATTATAGTTACTGTAAGacataatttcagttagttttcatttgttCTAAAatcgtttttatttcttttatgttGATTTAGCTtctaactataataaccttgatgGAAGCAAGTGATAAATGTGAAAAGATGAACTTTTGAGTGTATAAAAATACGAATGCTTATGCAGCAACATAGTTATGAAGAGTctactcaaaacaaaaaaaacaaaacttcccACTTTTATCTGACTTTATTATGACAAATGACGCCATGATTATTGTTGAGCACCAAGAAAAATGTACTTAGTTTAACTAAATAGGAGGGTTTAATTGAACTAAACAAAATATAACAGATGCTTAAAAATGCCAACCAAgtgagtcacaaaaaaaaaaaaaaaaaaaaactacaacaaaattGAACAGAATAAAATCAATATCTGTATTTTGTGGAATAATCCTTGGGGGACACCACCAGACCTCGTCCTTTTCTTGCTCCTCTGTACACCGTTTCCACAATGTCTATCATCTCCTGCTTGTCCTCCATCGTCCAGTTgatcttgttgttgttgccggTGCCCAAATCAATCATGATGTGCTTGTTCCTTGGGGGAAATGGAGGACATTTGACTGTGAGACAggattttgttgaaaaaaaaaaaaacatgaaggaTTTTTAAGCATTGCACCTGAAAAAGAACATGACAGTGCAGGGGTCGTACAACTCGTACATCTTGTTAAAGTCGGGCACTTCTGTGATGTCCACCAGGTAGATGACGGCAAAGTTCTTCACCTGTCAGAGCAGCAACATTGATTAATTGTTACAGGAGacaaatgtatatattaaaTAATTCACATATCTCTTAGCATATATGCAACACACCATATTTGTTCTGCTGCTGGTAATTAGTCCTATTGTTTTTAGAAATAGATTTTCCACAATTTAACTCTACATTTCCGCTAGTAGGTGCTATCGAGTATGTTTTTGACTCTAGCTCAAATCGATGCTCACAACGCATAAGTTTTTGCTATGCCACCCCACGAACCTTTTCGGCGATGCTGTACAGAACCTCATCCATTTTCATACACGTCGGGTCCCAGTCGTGTCCGAAGCGGATGACGAGCACTCGGTCCTCCTCGGACAGGATGGCTTGGTCGACCTGCCAGCCATTGTGGAGATGCGGTAGCATGTACGACATTTTCAAACGTCGCCGTTCACTCCACGCTCCTGAAATCAAAAGCAATGTCGGATGGATCAAATATATTCTTCGTCATATTTTACAAACGATATGAAATGATTCGAAGAAAAGCGAAGATATTGTGGTGGAGCTGCTAGCTCGATGGCTAATGAGATGTCGCGTTAGCTTAAAACATCTATACCTAATCAAAGAACTGTTAACAATACATGACATGTGGGACACTTACCTTAGTACACTCGCAAAAAAATGCTGTCCGGCTTATTGAACGtgtaaaagaattaaaaaataataatacgtgTTTACAGCAGTTCCAATCTGTTTTTTGCCGAGAACGTCGCAGTTTTCTGACGTATTTAGCAAGCGACGGAAGTACATTGCTTGACgtcatttgttttgattgtgCAGCGTGCAATGTCTGGTCACAGAATCTAATACtgtaccgattttttttttttttaattaaaagcataATGACTATTTTTGTCACTATTTTAATTAAAAGGCATaaaatttaatgtttaaaaaaatgagaaaagaagGAAATATAAGCATTGTTTTTAAGTAATGTTGCTTGGAAGTACAGTTGTGTGAATTTAAGTGTAGGGCAACGCGTTCCTTATCCTAGTTAAACTTCTCGAGGATAGTGACATGATCAACTGGACGATGGTTTATTAACTGTTTCTCAAAGACGAGGTGCGAATGTTAACAGGACTGTCAAATAGTAACAAAGCAGGTTTGGTCAGGTATAGCAACAGGTGCAAAATTGATGACACTGGAGAAAGATCTTCTGAGGTCCATATATTTTAGTTATGTCTTTTGTTTTAACTGaactttttatttgatggcaCATACACTCTGGTTTTATTGCTTGAAGATCACGCCGTATGCCGTAAAGAGACACaatgacaaaacatttattttcttgtgCAATTCATTACAGTACAAATAGAAATGACACTGAACAAAGATCCAAAGGTTATAGGAAACTTTCCAGTCTATGACATAGCAGCATATTATGACGCTCCTTTTCAAAAAGCGTACGAATCACCGTTAAGATATGTTCGAGCCTATCGTCAATTCCACTTTCTACATGCTACACGTTTTCTTTGCATGGATGTGGTTCAGAATAGCCGAGCATTATCTATTTCATATTAAGACTATTTGGTCTatgacacatttgttttaatatcgggaaaaataataaactacTGCCATCAACGCTAATCATCCCTTAAAGCTGATATTGGCATCTTGTATTCTGTatggctgttttgttttttcttcacattGTTCAGCCAGTACAGAacaggcaacaacaacaacccgaAAAATCTCTATTGAAATGTCACATTACTCTCCCATCACAACACAGTTCCTTCCACCAGATCCCAGTTTTTCGGGAAAGGCTCGAGCCGGCAGAGAACTCGATGAACATTCACTTTGGAGACACAAATAGACTCCCACCAGTAGTTTCCCCCCGCACATTCCACGACACCccgaacaaaaataaaacaaagtcaaATCCATCCAATATCCATCGACGTCTCTCCCGCGAGGCCGCACAAGTAATCCGCTACAAAATCATGTTTTACAATCCCTGATGAGCACTTAAACATAATTACAACACTGTAGTGTACAGTGTTAAGAATAAGGTTGGGTAGAATAGATTGATTCACTGAACTCTTTGCTAGTTGGAGGGATGCTCCGGACATGAGCGATTCACTTCGAACCATTCATCTATACAcctggaaacacaaaaaaaaaagacaattacatGGAagttggcattaaaaaaaataaataacaaaatcacTTAGTATTGACTGTTCAATTTCCATGCTGGATGCTTcatatttaatcaatgtttcagagaaaaagGAGAGTGAAATGACATTTAGGGCATTTCTATTCCTGTCGAATGTCAAAACAAACAGCACGAAAGGGTTAAGCGTTTTGGAATGTGAATGTTTTCTCAAGCTCTGACTCAATGTTTGCTTGCCAACgaaaataaaagttttcttTTAATATGTGCCATCGCTTGCAGCTATTGGAAGACAAGTTGGTCCAAAGTTAAATAGTGGTGAAGGCTAGTTCTGAAATGAGTGACTGAACTCTACGTTTATGGCAACATGGTGGAAGAAGTAtcagtaaatatatttttttttttgtgtatgtatgtgtatgtgtctaTAAATTACCCTTTATGGTAGATACAGAGGCAGGGGAGTCTGGCAATGGTGTCGCCTTGCTCCAGCTCATCTAAGCAGATGGAACATTCCCCAGAATCTCTGGACAGGATGTCCTCTGATATGGAAAAAgaatacacaaaacaaacatggtgTCAAATATCAGATGACTTACCGGACCCTGCATTTTTGTAgctggtgatgcaatttccatagaAGCATCTCTGTTATTATCTGAAGCATGTGGCATATTTGGCAGTATTTCACACGTCAACAGACCCACGTATCAATGCCCAGCTTACTGGTCATGTACTGCATTGTATAGAAAATCTAACCTTGCATTGAGATAATAATATCAGCATGGATTAGGAAAGGAATAAATGGGATGCTGCATTCTGTTGATGTGCATAATTATGTGCCTATGGACTGAACTGGTTGTGGATTTTCTCTCTCAACTCTGATTATGAATTGTAGTTGTAATTGCAGTTTCTGACAATATAAGTTGTCGTtcgccccccccttttttttttttgctttgacttaatCATTGCAGCTTACCAAGGAGTTCTGGGCACTTCAATGTAGATCTGTATGTTTGTATtacactgcccccaggtggccgaGACACGAACACcacaaggagcagcacaatgaaaaTTGAAATAAGCAAAAATTAATTACGTCATGGTGACTATGCAtctataaaatacaatattctaGAGTGCTATTTCTcttatttgggaaaaaaaatgtgtttcttttgGGGGATGTTAGgacatattaactctttgatcgccaaaaacgtttaataacgattagtaaaatccatgtatgccgccataaactttaaatgacgtcaactatgttttattttttttaatcaatggacagtgcaacgtctaagtgcagcgctgcctgttcaatgggttgtggaatcaaaaaaaaaactcactaactggccagcagatggcagcattgtatctcttttcaatgggctgccagtgtatgaaattacaatgaaacatgatgaaatctgatgaaatagaacattttcaaggatgacctaaatgatcaaagcctttgtcacataaaagttttttttttttttttgttatatatatatatatatatataaaacgtgtggcagtaaaagagttaaatggaatttccattcatttcaatggggaaagatgatttgagatacaagtgttttTAATTACAACCGTGTCATGGAAtgaattaatttcatttcaaacGTGCTGCAGCACGGCGGTAGTTGTCACGACATCACACAGCATGAGCGATCACATTATTCATCggaaaagcctttgtcatatttatttatgctgTAGTAGGCACATGCATATGCCTGAACACAGATGACCAAGTATTTTTTGTAGCTGTACCTATTTATATAATGCAAGGTGGCGATTATCATTAATAACTAGCAAGGAGCAATCACATTACAGTTACTGTATGACGTGTGCATTGCCTACTGAATTGAATATAGGCGCGATATTCAATTAAGTTCCGTTCATAAATGCCTACATGAGTTAAATGACATCAGATTTATCGATGAAGATGcagcataagaaaaaaaatgttcccacAGAGAAGAGAGAAGACATGCTTGTTGTTGTAAGTATTGCAATTGCGTTGCTTGCATGTGCTGCTGCCCGTGTAGGGTAAAGTAGTTTGAAGGTTTATGATCTATGCTAATTTCTTTATTATGGTAACATTTATGCTAATTTTCATTAGCCAGTCACTTGCATTTCAAATTGtttgctagcattaagctagcaaacttTTGTATGATTACATTTTATGGATTGCTTGACCATTTTGGAGTttgagtaatgtttttttttttgttttttttgcagtgtttgTTTTTACGCGCCACTTTTACAGTAatcttcaactgggagtgacaCAAACAACACATTTGCTCTCATTTAGAGAAGTGCATTTTCCATTTCCACAAAggagtacttttaaaaacagtttaaaaaagTTTACCTGTtgtaataagtttaaatgtatctaTATTTTGAATTGTCACCTACCGTGAGTATGTCTGAAAGTGGAATGTATTTCTTCCCCCTTCATAAAATCATAACGGTGTCGTTCTTACTGTTATAGGTGAGGCGCGATTTGCTGAAACACATGAGCAGATGTTTCTCTATTTCATCCGACGCCATGAACTTGGAGCACACAGGACAGTGCAAACCTGTGGAGGagacaaaacacaaaaaggaAGATGAAGAGGACCCAGATGTGGTGTCAAATTGACTGATCCACAACACGACACATCCTTCCGGAAACGTTTTAGTATGCCGAGCATGTCACTGACTTTCTGACTCGATGATCTGCAGCCATTCTTTTCATTTCGATTGTGCAAGGTCATAATGTAGCTCGCAACACATTCTTCTGGAAACACACGCCATGTGACTGGCTGGTTTAGTGTTTAATCAAGTCATAATTTGAAGCCCATATACGTGGATTTGGAGCAGCTTCTCGGACAGATTAACCGGGCAAGCGTCCACTGGCTGGAGTATGATGAAATCCAAATCGGGAAATGGCCTCCAATGCATCATATGTGCACCATGTGTCCACCAGcaaatccaggaaaaaaaaaaagaaaaaaaagaggaacagCACGTGGACGAGACAGAAGACCTGCTGGTCATTAATGATTGCACTTCCTCGTGGGGGAAATCACCACCACGAGGAGTCATATCAGGAGAGGTCACAATAAGGAAATGACATGGAAAGCTTTGTTTCAATTTTATGATATGGGGGGGGAGGTGAGACAGTGACTGTTTTGAGTAAATTCTGTTTTGTCTTCTTGAGGACACGCCCCACcaggaagtgtgtgtgtgcaaatgtGTAACCAGCAGGCCGCTCTTATCTGCTGACCTACATTATGCACTCTTCGCGGTCGCCGTGAAAAACAGGCCGGTTTTGCAAGACGGTTAAAGAGGGAGGAGGAAGGGGAGGGAAGGAGACTCTTAAACAAAACAGCCACCTGTGGCTGCAATCAAACAGCAACGGCTGTTATACTTTTTTAAGTGTCATATGCCCCAGTGGAAAACTACCGGTAAAGCAAGAAATCCGCATATATAGTACACTAAGATCACATTAACTTCAATTAGGGCACGCATGGTCACGTTAGGAGGTGACGTAATGTGTTCTGTGGAAGAGAACAATGGATAGGCCCGGACCAGGTTGGCAACATGCGGCACGTGGGCCATGCACTGTACTGTTCCATTTGGTCCACAAATCTTTATTTGCTATTTTAAgaagtcaagtttttttttttttttttttttttttttaagtgatttgTGAAGACAATTTTGCAGTCGTATTTACTCGCTTGCAGCAAATGCACATCTTTTGCGTCCAAATAGATCCCCAGACTTGAACCCGGTTGAGCATGCATTCAaaactatggacattttattgttttaaatgaacCTAATCTAAATATGGGAGGACTCGGGAGAAGTACCCCGAGAATACGCACAGGACGGCCAGAACCGAGAACCCATAAGTATTGTGAGACAGatgttttgggggaaaaaaaaaaaaaactacaacctTTAACTGCTCATAATGAACAATGACAAACTTTGACCTCGAGCAATCTGATATTGATC
This portion of the Festucalex cinctus isolate MCC-2025b chromosome 19, RoL_Fcin_1.0, whole genome shotgun sequence genome encodes:
- the txnl4a gene encoding thioredoxin-like protein 4A translates to MSYMLPHLHNGWQVDQAILSEEDRVLVIRFGHDWDPTCMKMDEVLYSIAEKVKNFAVIYLVDITEVPDFNKMYELYDPCTVMFFFRNKHIMIDLGTGNNNKINWTMEDKQEMIDIVETVYRGARKGRGLVVSPKDYSTKYRY